attcaaCTGTTTTGATATACTTACACAATGTCAAGAATATAGCTGACTCTCTTACAACAATTGGAGAAAAAGTTAGTGATACTGATTTGGTAATGTATGTATTGAATGGGCTAGGAAGAGAGTTTGATACTTTTTTTATAGCTGCTCAGAATCGAGAGACTCCTCTCACTCGTGAATCATGAAGAATGGCTAATTGAGCAACAACATAATTCTAGTGTTacgtatgactctcaacaaactACTGCATTCTATAGTAGAAATGGGATGAAAAATTACTGAAATACTAAATATATAGCTCTGAAAATCGGCGATCGACTCGGtcaattttttctttgtttttttgttcatttttcgAGAATCTGTAACATTAATTCAGATATTTTCTTATATATCTAATTATTCAAGTTAAACTTTTCTTCAGTTGTTAGGTATCAGTCTTTAATTTCAGATATTTTCCATTAAAAGTTGCAAATATGAAGTTTTCTAGTGGATCTGGATTTCTCAGTTTCAATAAATTTCTTCGAACAAGAATGAATTCTGGATCGATTTTAAATGCAACTAATTTTAAGTTTGCTTCAGATCAACAAAAGATGAATTCTGAGTCTGATCAATATAAAATTCCTTAATTATATATACAGGATGAAGATTTAGATGAGAGTATTGATGAATGGAAATTTAGTTTAATTGGGAGATTGGATTTTGTTAAGTTGAAATTTACAACTGCTGAAGAAGAATTAAGAAAACAGTGGATAATTAAAGGAAAATTTAAATTAATCCCTCTTGGTAAAGGTTTTTTTGTTATTAAGCTTGAAAATGAAATTGATATGAAGTATATTTGGAATGGGTATTGGATGGTGAACTCTCAGGTATTTAAACTGAGATTATGGGAATCTAATTTTAATCCTACAGCTCAAAAATCTACTACAACTTTCGTTTGGGTTAATTTTCTTGGTTTGGGTATTGAGTACTGGAAGGAGAAAATGCTAATTTCTATGGGAGATGCAATTGGCAGAGCAATTAAAGTTGGGGATACTACTCTGAAAAGAGAAGTGGGTTACTACGCCAGTGTTTTAGTGGAGGTTGATTTAGAAATAAATGTTCCTCATCAAATTGTAGTTAACTCCAAATATGGGAGTTTTGAACAAGAGGTCCAAATACCTAAGTTACCTAAATTTTGCAGTCATTGTAAGGTTGTGGGTCACCTGGTTACTGAATGTAGGGTGTTAAGGAAGGAAGATGCacaagaagttgaagaaaatgATAATAACTATGTTATTCCTTAAAAGGTTTGGAGGATTAAAGATAGACCAATACCTCATCCTATTGGTTTTGATATCTGTAAAAACCCAACTAAAAACACTTCAAAGAATGATGTTAATGATCTATTTAGTGAAGATGAGATAGTTGATGTCATTATTCCTCCAGTGGAGAATTCTCTTGCTTAACATACTAATCCTGGAAGTCAAAATTCAGGTAAATTTCATATACTTCAAAATTTCATAAATGAAGATTTTCCTCCTATGAGTGTGAACAAACTTTTGGAAGTTGCAACAAGTAGCTCCTCTGCTGTCAATTCTTTTATTGTGGAAGCTGATAGGGAGATGCCAGTAAAggaaatagtaaaaaaaaattgtcaagCCTAAACCAATTAGTCTGATTACTACAAGAAAACAAAATACTACCTTGAATTTAGTGAAACAGAAAAAAAGAATATGAAGTCCTGGTCCTTCTCAATCTTCTATTTATAAATGAAGACTCTCTTCCTTAATGTCAGAGGCTTAAGGAGACCTAGAGCCAAAGACAAACTAAGGAGTTTAGTTAAAAAATTTAGTCTTAGGATAGTAAGAGTTTAAAGTTACCAGGAATGCATCACAAGCTAATACATAATTCTACAAATGAGATAAAAGGTAACATATGGCTTTTATGGAGTGCTTCAATAACTGAACCTTCTGTTGTTTCAATTAATAATCAAGTGACAACAGTAAATGTGGGTGGAGTTTTAGTGTcttgtattcatgctgcttctcTTGCAGCTGACAAAAAAGAATTATGGTTGGAATTATAGAAAATGAGTAATATGGATCTCCCATGGTTATTAATTGGTGATTTTAATACAGTACTAAGTGTAGATGAGAAAAAGTAAGGGAGAACACCATTAAGAGTATCGATGCAAGATTTTCATGAAGCTATGAATGTTTGTAATCTAATGCAGGCTCCAAAATAAGGATTACAGTTTACATGGTGTAATAATAAAGCTGGTATCAAAAGGATAGTGTGCACTTTGGATAGAGCTTTAACTTAAAATGGAGTGAGAAATATCCTGGATGGAGCTATAAAGTTGGAGTGAGAAGTATTTCAGATCACAGTCCTTTATTGGGATCATGTATTACTGTTCCAAAACCTAAAAATGTTCCATTCAGAATGCTTAAAGTATGGTTAGAACATGAAGATTTCAAGAGACTAATTCAAGAAGTATGGGCTACAGAAGTTATATGAAACCCAATGTTTGTTTTTATGCAGAAGTtgaagataatgaagaattaaGGATTGGAACTGGAATGTTTTTGGTGATGTTAgagtaaaattggcaaaggcagaGGAGGAGGTTTTAAATTCAACTACAATATCATACCAGAATCCTAGTGATACTATATTATTAAATAATTTGGTTGTGACAAGAGGGAAACAAGAAATACCCAATCAACAACTTCACTCCATTTTACAACAAAAATCTAGGTAGAAGTGGTTAAAATATGGTGCTTCTAATAAAAGTTTCTTCCATACTTCAATAAAGATAAGAC
This genomic interval from Papaver somniferum cultivar HN1 unplaced genomic scaffold, ASM357369v1 unplaced-scaffold_107, whole genome shotgun sequence contains the following:
- the LOC113328071 gene encoding uncharacterized protein LOC113328071, translated to MAVQEDDEDLDESIDEWKFSLIGRLDFVKLKFTTAEEELRKQWIIKGKFKLIPLGKGFFVIKLENEIDMKYIWNGYWMVNSQVFKLRLWESNFNPTAQKSTTTFVWVNFLGLGIEYWKEKMLISMGDAIGRAIKVGDTTLKREVGYYASVLVEVDLEINVPHQIVVNSKYGSFEQEVQIPKLPKFCSHCKVVGHLVTECRVLRKEDAQEVEENDNNYVIP